The window TAACCCGTTTCCAATGCATATAAGTCCAATAAGTGTGGGGAAGAAAATAATTTTCCATGAGCAATTTATTTTCATTGTCTCCTCCATTGCATCCAGATAAGTAGAGCCGAAAGTGCCAGGGATAATAGGCCAACAAAAATGGACAGCGGTGCCGAGGTTGCGGTGTCCGCGCCTCCAGCAAAGACCTTCTCATGCACCCAACCGGCAGGTAAATTGCTTTGTATCTTCTGATTCTCCAACAGCTTTTCGGTATCTCCTGGGCGTGAGATTTGCTCTTCTACTGCAATCAGGCTGGTATAGCGGCTGACAAGGTGATTGGCTAAAGCTAATGTTGTCACTTCCTGCTCAACCTGCTGTGCATCAGCCCCGGAGGCAAGACTGTCCATCAACATCCTGATTTTTTTTCTTGCCCAGAGAACGGCGATTCCCGTCCTTTCCTTCAGTCCCGTAGTGTCTATCGTTACCTGCCAAGGCCGTACTCCACCTTGTTGTCCACTGAGTAAGAGCTTGCCCAGATTGGACGATCCTTTCATGAGCACCGTTAACGGTTCACCCTGATAAAGATCGGGGAGAGGGGAAGGAAGAATTTCAAAATCATCTGCTCCGGTAAGACGTAGCTGAGTGAGAGCAGGTTGCTCAAGCATGGCAAACAGGGTTGTCATTTTTTCCCGTACTTCTTCCAACTTGCCAATAAAGGTATAGCTGCCTCTTCCCATTGCTGCTGCTCTGGTCATGAAATAACTATTCGGGGCAGAGCCTATACCAACGGTGAAAAGACGGGAATCACCAAGCTGATTATTGATCAATGTAAACAGTTCTTGCTCATTGCTCACAGAGCCATCTGTGAGGAAGACAATCTGGCGGATACGTTCATGTCGCTCCTTGCCATCCAGAGCCAACGCAAGAGCCTCTCGTATTTCAGTACCGCCCTGAGCCTTAAGCTCCTCAATAAAATCTATAGCCTGTGCTCTGTTTTTCTGGCTACCGCTTCTGCTCCCTCGGAATAAGGCCCTTGCATTGCTGTTGAATTCTATAACATTGAACCGATCCTGCGGTCTCATCCGTTCTACTGCCATGAGTAGAGCTTTCTTTGCCTGGCTGATAGATTCACCTCCCATTGATCCCGAGGTGTCCAGGATAAAAATAACTTCACGGGCAAGAGGCTCAGCTTGCGCCTGTTCTGGTGGCATAAGCATAAGGAGCATATAGTGCTCATTGCCTTGTTGCTCACTGAACATGCTAAGCGATGGTGTCTGGGTTGGTGCCGCTTCCCATTCCAGAACAAAATCGCGATCTGCCTTGACTTCACCAGTGAAGTTGATATCGACGATGTCCTCCTCGTTTTTCTCGCTGGTAATCCCGTGATATAAGCTGTTGAGTCGGGCGAGTTGCATTCCTGCAGCAAGATTTACATGGAGTGCTACTGGATTCACTCTCTCCTCATCCGGTCCAATAACGGACAATGTTTTCAAGGGAGGAGGATGAGATGTATTTGATGGTATCTTCTGTATTTTCTGATCGATGAGGTTATATGATTCTTGATCCTCTTCTCCCTTGTTTCCAGAAAAGATATCGGCTATTGAGGACTGGTTCGGGGTATACCTGGGACCAACAACCATTGGGAACCGCAAGGAGTACACGCTGTTTTGTCGTTGGATTACCTGTTGATATTCAATCTGAATAATGACGGTTTCCCTTGGACCAATATTGGCGACAGCTGTGGTAAATATATTTGGACGCAATTGGCTGAGTAGTGAGGCTTTCTTCCCCTCTCTTTTTGCTTTCTCATAAGTCTGACGTGCTTCTTCCCTTTTTTGGATTTTTCCGATAATAATACGATCATTAATTCGCATCTCCAGGTGATCGACAGCGCTTTCATCAGGAAGAGGGAAGACGTAAAGGGCTTCTAACCATTGATCAGAATCATTAGTGAAATGCTGTTTGACCTTGGCCCGTGCAAGTATGCCGGTTACGCTGATATCCACATCCATTGAGAGCATTGGTGCTGCTCGGTAGGTGCCCGGTTCTGTTCTTGGCAAGAGGAGCTCTCCCTGTTTGACCTCGTTTGGTGTGAGCAGCTGTACTATTTCAGCTTCTTGTTTACTTGTATTGGGAACAGCGTTGGCACTGCCAAGCCATCCGAAGAGGACAAGGATAGCTACCCCCAGTGTATAGACGGTGAGCATTACATAGCCTGGATCTACCTGTGGAGCCTCTAAACCTCTTCCTTTTTCCTCTGATGTCATGATGCATCCTCCTGTCTTGCTCAAAATAACTTTGCCCTTTCCTATTGCAGAGTATGAACAATAATCATGACGGACTTTCAAAAGGATGATGACGTGTGCTGAAAAAAAAATGATAGTTTGTGACTTGCGGGTAAAAAAAATTGTATTCGTTAGGAGGAATATGATATCTAATATGTAGGATGTTTAATGAGAGCAAATAAGTACATTATCGTAGTAAGATAATGATGGCACAGGAAGTGCAACATGCTGTATTTGTACTATTCAAAAGGAGAGGAATTGAGATGAGTAA is drawn from Candidatus Electrothrix aestuarii and contains these coding sequences:
- a CDS encoding marine proteobacterial sortase target protein, translated to MTSEEKGRGLEAPQVDPGYVMLTVYTLGVAILVLFGWLGSANAVPNTSKQEAEIVQLLTPNEVKQGELLLPRTEPGTYRAAPMLSMDVDISVTGILARAKVKQHFTNDSDQWLEALYVFPLPDESAVDHLEMRINDRIIIGKIQKREEARQTYEKAKREGKKASLLSQLRPNIFTTAVANIGPRETVIIQIEYQQVIQRQNSVYSLRFPMVVGPRYTPNQSSIADIFSGNKGEEDQESYNLIDQKIQKIPSNTSHPPPLKTLSVIGPDEERVNPVALHVNLAAGMQLARLNSLYHGITSEKNEEDIVDINFTGEVKADRDFVLEWEAAPTQTPSLSMFSEQQGNEHYMLLMLMPPEQAQAEPLAREVIFILDTSGSMGGESISQAKKALLMAVERMRPQDRFNVIEFNSNARALFRGSRSGSQKNRAQAIDFIEELKAQGGTEIREALALALDGKERHERIRQIVFLTDGSVSNEQELFTLINNQLGDSRLFTVGIGSAPNSYFMTRAAAMGRGSYTFIGKLEEVREKMTTLFAMLEQPALTQLRLTGADDFEILPSPLPDLYQGEPLTVLMKGSSNLGKLLLSGQQGGVRPWQVTIDTTGLKERTGIAVLWARKKIRMLMDSLASGADAQQVEQEVTTLALANHLVSRYTSLIAVEEQISRPGDTEKLLENQKIQSNLPAGWVHEKVFAGGADTATSAPLSIFVGLLSLALSALLIWMQWRRQ